The following are encoded together in the Streptomyces tsukubensis genome:
- a CDS encoding CheR family methyltransferase has product MSEKKEPETDEDLESLLHFLRDSRGFDFTGYKRSTLSRRIRKRMADVQMPSYVDYRDLLETSAEEFVALFNTILINVTSFFRDPDAWDLLREKVVPELLSNIPSDQEIRLWSAGCSSGEEAYSLAILFSEALGADEFVRRVKIYATDVDEEALREARAGMYPVKRMESIAAELRDKYFTQNGALFVFRSDLRRRVIFGRHDITRDAPISRLDLLVCRNTLMYFNVEAQTQIIDRFHFALRKNDFLFLGKAEMLLNDADRFEVVNMRQRIFRRRTGEAGTSHEPSPPKARAGQTFELASVTRARQLRDLILDAGATPSLAVDADGVVALINGQARDQFGLSRNDVGRPFQDLEISYRPVELRSLIEQSSHERRPLRVDRAERWVGDSLQYFDILIQPLWGNNGLPIATSITFTDITVAAQLKSEVKRVQEDLETAYEELQSTNEELETTNEELQSSIEELETTNEELQSTNEELETTNEELQSGNEELETMNEEMRIRTEELDEARAFLDGVLTSIAAGVVVLDSGLKVRSWNRGAVDLWGLREDEVLDRAFFSLDFGLPTEVLQPLVKKCLETRERSGPVGVQARNRLGRPLTCDVFCSPFNGHHGGVVLMMEESRKNLDD; this is encoded by the coding sequence ATGAGTGAGAAGAAAGAGCCCGAGACGGACGAGGACCTGGAGTCCCTGCTCCACTTTCTCAGGGACAGCCGGGGTTTCGACTTCACCGGTTACAAACGCTCCACGCTGAGCCGCCGTATCCGAAAGCGGATGGCCGACGTGCAGATGCCGTCCTACGTGGACTACCGGGACCTCCTGGAGACCAGCGCGGAAGAGTTCGTCGCGCTCTTCAACACGATCCTGATCAACGTCACTTCCTTCTTCCGCGACCCGGACGCCTGGGACCTGCTGCGGGAGAAGGTGGTTCCCGAGCTGCTCTCGAACATCCCCTCCGACCAGGAGATCCGGCTGTGGAGCGCCGGGTGCTCCAGTGGTGAGGAGGCGTACTCGCTGGCGATCCTCTTCTCCGAGGCGCTCGGGGCCGATGAGTTCGTACGGCGCGTCAAGATCTACGCCACCGACGTCGACGAGGAGGCGCTGCGCGAGGCGCGGGCGGGGATGTACCCCGTGAAGAGGATGGAGTCGATCGCCGCCGAGCTGCGGGACAAGTACTTCACCCAGAACGGTGCGCTCTTCGTCTTCCGTTCCGACCTGCGGCGCCGGGTGATCTTCGGACGGCACGACATCACCAGGGACGCTCCGATCTCCCGGCTCGATCTGCTGGTCTGCCGCAATACGCTGATGTACTTCAACGTCGAGGCGCAGACCCAGATCATCGACCGTTTCCATTTCGCGCTGCGCAAGAACGATTTCCTCTTCCTCGGCAAGGCCGAGATGCTGCTGAACGACGCGGACCGTTTCGAAGTGGTCAACATGCGGCAGCGTATTTTCCGGCGCCGTACGGGTGAGGCGGGCACGTCCCATGAGCCGTCGCCCCCGAAGGCCAGGGCGGGCCAGACGTTCGAGCTGGCGTCGGTGACCCGCGCACGTCAGCTCCGTGACCTGATCCTGGACGCGGGGGCGACGCCTTCTCTCGCTGTCGACGCCGACGGGGTCGTGGCGTTGATCAACGGGCAGGCGCGCGATCAGTTCGGCCTCAGCCGTAACGACGTCGGCCGGCCTTTCCAGGATCTGGAAATCTCCTACCGCCCCGTCGAGCTCCGCTCGTTGATCGAACAGTCCAGCCACGAGCGCAGGCCCCTGCGGGTCGACAGGGCCGAACGCTGGGTCGGCGACAGTCTCCAGTACTTCGACATCCTCATCCAGCCCCTCTGGGGCAACAACGGTCTACCGATCGCGACCAGTATCACCTTCACCGATATCACCGTGGCGGCCCAGCTGAAGTCCGAAGTGAAGCGCGTGCAGGAGGACCTGGAAACCGCTTACGAGGAACTTCAGTCAACCAATGAGGAGTTGGAGACCACCAACGAGGAACTCCAGTCCAGCATCGAGGAGCTGGAGACGACCAACGAGGAACTTCAGTCAACCAACGAGGAGTTGGAGACCACCAACGAGGAACTCCAGTCCGGCAACGAGGAACTGGAGACCATGAACGAGGAGATGCGCATCAGGACGGAGGAGCTGGACGAGGCAAGGGCGTTCCTCGACGGGGTCCTGACCAGCATCGCCGCCGGTGTGGTCGTCCTCGACAGCGGACTGAAGGTCAGGAGCTGGAACCGGGGCGCCGTGGACCTGTGGGGCCTGCGCGAGGACGAGGTCCTGGACAGGGCCTTCTTCTCACTCGACTTCGGGCTGCCCACCGAAGTCCTCCAGCCGCTCGTCAAGAAGTGCTTGGAGACCCGGGAGCGTTCGGGCCCCGTCGGGGTGCAGGCCAGGAACCGTCTCGGCAGGCCACTCACGTGTGACGTGTTCTGTTCGCCGTTCAACGGCCACCAC
- a CDS encoding chemotaxis protein CheB, which produces MKEDHDSRDAHFIVAIASSAGGIRGLTVLLGGLDESLPVAVLVVQHLDPHHRTVLAEILGRRTSLPVKLAGAGERVRPGHIYIAPPGRHLLAAPRDRIRLSGADAVNFVRPSADLLFRSVAEQYGERVIACVLTGTGRDGASGADAVKAAGGKLIVQDPDSAEFTGMPEAAVSTGRADFVLPLEDIPAAIRGLVEAKRQP; this is translated from the coding sequence GTGAAGGAAGACCACGACAGCCGCGACGCACACTTCATCGTCGCGATCGCCTCATCCGCGGGGGGTATCCGCGGGTTGACTGTCCTCCTGGGGGGGTTGGACGAGTCTCTCCCGGTGGCTGTCCTGGTCGTCCAGCACCTCGACCCGCACCACCGCACGGTGCTCGCCGAGATCCTCGGGCGCCGCACATCGCTCCCCGTGAAGCTCGCCGGGGCCGGTGAGCGCGTCCGGCCGGGCCACATCTATATCGCGCCCCCCGGCAGGCACCTCCTCGCCGCCCCCCGCGACCGCATCAGGCTGTCGGGCGCGGACGCGGTCAACTTCGTACGCCCATCCGCCGATCTCCTCTTCCGTTCGGTCGCCGAGCAGTACGGGGAGCGTGTCATCGCCTGTGTGCTCACGGGGACGGGCAGGGACGGGGCGAGCGGAGCCGACGCCGTCAAAGCGGCCGGCGGCAAGCTGATCGTCCAGGATCCGGACTCCGCGGAGTTCACCGGAATGCCGGAGGCGGCCGTGTCCACCGGCCGCGCGGATTTCGTGCTACCTCTTGAGGACATCCCCGCTGCCATTCGGGGACTGGTCGAGGCCAAGAGGCAGCCATGA
- a CDS encoding SpoIIE family protein phosphatase codes for MTFPEGIREDGLPAVLSDPARLKALEDSHQVGSGPERVFDDLTRLAATVTGCDIAAITFVSGTNTFWKSVPHLPYTDTESWQNAVGDSFCYFPVGLNGPFVVENAAKDPRTEGHPAIEPWGVGAWAGYPIVTSDGQAIGSMCVIDPKPREWTPGELDTLAVLARAVSSEVSLRVSLGAARFALETAEEALRTAGELTRSLQESLLPPVLRPVPQLDTAAHYLPAGEEAVVVGDFYDLFHARGPWWTAVMGDVCGKGVEAAKVTALARYTLRADASEHRSPAAVLDRLNTAMLNQRAPRFLTAAYVTFRTTPKGVTGRVCLAGHPPALIRRADGQVQQLGVPGTLLGVTDKIRLTDMRFTLAPGDLLLLYTDGACEARPAPDAQGLRGPMFDETALARTLADSRGLDAEATVARISATLAAHNGGWASDDTALLALRVPPRP; via the coding sequence ATGACCTTTCCTGAAGGAATACGTGAGGACGGGCTGCCTGCCGTGCTCTCCGATCCGGCGCGACTGAAGGCTCTGGAGGACAGCCACCAAGTAGGCAGCGGCCCCGAGCGGGTGTTCGACGACCTGACACGGCTGGCCGCCACGGTGACGGGCTGCGACATCGCCGCGATCACCTTCGTGAGCGGCACCAACACGTTCTGGAAGTCCGTCCCCCACCTCCCGTACACGGACACGGAGAGCTGGCAGAACGCGGTGGGCGACAGCTTCTGCTACTTCCCTGTGGGCCTGAACGGCCCGTTCGTCGTGGAGAACGCGGCAAAGGACCCCAGGACCGAAGGGCATCCCGCGATCGAGCCCTGGGGCGTCGGGGCGTGGGCGGGCTACCCGATCGTGACCTCCGACGGCCAGGCGATCGGCAGCATGTGCGTGATCGACCCGAAACCGCGCGAGTGGACACCGGGTGAGCTCGACACCCTCGCGGTCCTCGCCCGCGCGGTCTCCAGCGAGGTCAGCCTGCGGGTCTCCCTCGGGGCTGCCCGCTTCGCCCTGGAGACGGCCGAGGAGGCACTCAGAACCGCCGGCGAACTGACCAGGAGCCTCCAGGAGAGCCTGCTGCCCCCGGTCCTGCGCCCCGTACCGCAGCTCGACACCGCGGCCCACTACCTCCCCGCCGGTGAGGAAGCCGTCGTGGTGGGCGACTTCTACGACCTGTTCCACGCCCGAGGCCCCTGGTGGACCGCCGTGATGGGCGATGTGTGCGGCAAGGGCGTGGAAGCGGCCAAGGTCACCGCGCTCGCCCGCTACACCCTGCGCGCGGACGCGAGCGAGCACCGGTCGCCTGCGGCGGTACTCGACCGCCTGAACACGGCGATGCTCAACCAGCGCGCGCCCCGCTTCCTCACGGCCGCCTACGTCACTTTCCGCACCACCCCCAAGGGCGTCACGGGCCGGGTGTGCCTGGCAGGACACCCTCCGGCGCTGATCCGCCGCGCGGACGGCCAGGTCCAGCAGCTCGGTGTCCCAGGCACGCTGCTCGGTGTCACGGACAAGATCCGCCTCACCGACATGCGTTTCACGCTGGCCCCCGGCGACCTGCTCCTCCTCTACACCGACGGAGCCTGCGAGGCCCGCCCCGCCCCCGACGCGCAGGGCCTGCGGGGGCCGATGTTCGACGAGACCGCACTGGCGAGGACCCTGGCCGACTCCCGTGGTCTGGACGCCGAGGCCACCGTCGCCCGCATATCCGCCACGCTCGCGGCCCACAACGGCGGCTGGGCGAGCGACGACACGGCACTGCTGGCGCTGCGGGTCCCGCCCAGGCCCTGA
- a CDS encoding DUF6233 domain-containing protein: MTDEEAQVAALEFLRRVQTRDLSRTERWLADARRRLSEAERRRQLAARPVPDWRIETGIGDGPPASVHRGDCYLPGKRLRMKPVTRAQAVSFLDAGAEACRHCRPDTALGWLG; encoded by the coding sequence ATGACCGATGAAGAGGCGCAGGTGGCGGCATTGGAGTTCCTGCGCCGCGTCCAGACCCGTGACCTCTCCCGCACGGAGAGGTGGCTGGCCGACGCCAGGCGCCGCCTCTCCGAGGCCGAACGCCGCAGACAGCTGGCGGCCCGCCCCGTACCGGACTGGCGGATCGAGACGGGCATCGGCGACGGCCCACCGGCCTCGGTCCACCGTGGCGACTGCTACCTACCGGGCAAGCGGCTCCGTATGAAACCGGTCACCCGCGCACAGGCGGTCTCGTTCCTCGACGCGGGAGCGGAGGCATGCCGGCACTGCCGACCGGACACGGCCCTCGGTTGGCTCGGCTGA
- a CDS encoding TetR/AcrR family transcriptional regulator yields MREVVDAGAGSRAAGARPLRRDAELNRRRIVGAGREVFAVRGLKATLNDVAHHAGLGVGTVYRKFADKEALAEAVFAEELDEIASMAGDALEGADAFAALAGFLERALARAAGNRGLRELMRHGEFGGGALVAARQVIAERCAELVARAHAQGALRDGVTGADVAPIAAMVDAVMALPGGEGAGLWRRYLLIILDGLRAHPTERTPLPE; encoded by the coding sequence ATGCGTGAGGTGGTGGACGCCGGAGCGGGGTCCCGTGCTGCCGGGGCGCGTCCCCTGCGGCGGGACGCCGAGTTGAACCGGCGGCGGATCGTGGGGGCCGGGCGGGAGGTGTTCGCCGTGCGAGGGCTCAAGGCCACGCTCAACGACGTCGCTCACCACGCGGGGCTCGGAGTCGGCACCGTATACCGGAAGTTCGCCGACAAGGAGGCCCTGGCCGAAGCGGTCTTCGCAGAGGAACTCGACGAGATCGCCTCCATGGCGGGGGATGCTTTGGAGGGGGCCGACGCCTTTGCCGCGCTCGCCGGCTTCCTTGAACGGGCGCTTGCCCGTGCCGCCGGTAACCGGGGGCTGCGGGAGCTGATGCGGCACGGCGAGTTCGGGGGTGGCGCTCTCGTCGCCGCTCGTCAGGTCATCGCTGAGCGCTGTGCGGAGCTGGTCGCGCGGGCCCACGCCCAGGGTGCGCTCCGCGACGGTGTCACCGGGGCCGATGTCGCGCCGATCGCCGCGATGGTCGACGCCGTCATGGCGCTCCCGGGCGGCGAGGGGGCCGGCCTGTGGCGCCGCTATCTGCTGATCATCCTCGACGGGCTCCGCGCCCACCCGACGGAGCGGACGCCACTGCCCGAGTAG
- a CDS encoding SDR family NAD(P)-dependent oxidoreductase: MEGTSDMGESGTQETRTVVITGGTDGLGKGVALHYLRRGAHVIVVGSTRAKGTAFLSEAEAEETATATATATAKAGVPAGRATFLQADLTSISSAKRLVATIRRTHTQVDKVILCAQRYRLLGPRSVTPEGLEHSFALAYLSRHILSHGLRETLESTPAPVIMNVGTPGVPLGRIHWDDPQLTHHYGGARATLQSFRANDLLGVAFADLHPGTPVRYIAYNPGVVATGMPDHLPQPLRTAARAAFTALATPVQKAVAPMAALLDDPPDAPFTAYRTRRRLPLTGAAFDLSAARRLHHLTEDLVDRFTHADRPPDQPADRPTEPDPAHGTNNGA; this comes from the coding sequence ATGGAGGGAACTTCGGACATGGGCGAGAGCGGGACTCAAGAGACACGGACTGTCGTCATCACAGGAGGAACGGACGGGCTGGGCAAGGGGGTTGCCCTGCACTACCTACGCCGGGGCGCCCACGTCATCGTGGTCGGCAGCACGCGGGCCAAGGGCACCGCGTTCTTGTCGGAAGCGGAAGCGGAAGAGACGGCGACGGCAACGGCGACGGCGACGGCGAAAGCGGGCGTCCCGGCCGGCCGTGCGACGTTCCTACAGGCCGACCTGACCTCGATCAGCTCGGCCAAGCGTCTCGTCGCGACGATTCGGCGTACCCACACCCAGGTGGACAAGGTGATCCTGTGTGCGCAGCGCTACCGGCTCCTCGGCCCCCGTTCCGTCACCCCTGAAGGGCTGGAGCACAGCTTCGCCCTCGCCTACCTGAGCCGCCACATCCTCAGCCACGGCCTGCGCGAGACATTGGAGTCCACACCGGCCCCGGTCATCATGAACGTAGGCACCCCCGGCGTCCCGCTGGGCCGCATCCACTGGGACGACCCGCAGCTGACACACCACTACGGCGGTGCCAGGGCCACACTGCAGTCCTTCCGCGCCAACGACCTGCTCGGCGTCGCCTTCGCCGACCTCCACCCCGGCACACCGGTCAGGTACATCGCCTACAACCCCGGAGTGGTGGCGACCGGCATGCCCGACCACCTCCCACAACCGCTCCGCACCGCGGCCAGGGCGGCGTTCACCGCACTGGCCACACCCGTACAGAAAGCCGTCGCCCCGATGGCCGCCCTCCTGGACGACCCGCCGGACGCGCCGTTCACGGCTTACCGCACCCGGCGCCGGCTCCCGCTCACAGGAGCCGCGTTCGACCTCTCCGCGGCACGCCGACTCCACCACCTCACAGAGGACTTGGTGGACAGGTTCACCCACGCTGACCGGCCGCCGGACCAGCCGGCCGACCGGCCGACGGAGCCGGATCCCGCACACGGGACGAACAACGGGGCGTAG
- a CDS encoding pyridoxal phosphate-dependent decarboxylase family protein, which translates to MPDSRGQRIADGHVIPEDLDLLESVAHYARFFLETPRPVHPRDPERLGQLLGGELPEEGNGEHVTLRRLVEAGESGLLPSGDSHSFGYVVGGALPIGIASDWLVSLWDQCAAVYETSPLATVAEQVCEEWLVELFGLPTGTVMGLTSGCTTANLACLSAARQQQLHALGWEVNEQGMRQSPPVSVLTGRNTHASGLRCLRLLGLGGQIAQVDSDADGRMDAHHLAELAASAPGGLIVCAQVGSTDCGSVDPLAEIASLTHAHGGWLHLDAAYGMWAAASRTLRSRLSGLELADSWSCDGHKWLNTPYDCGIALCAHPEPFSDAERFSADYLQTSERTGSDPMDRRVEISQRARALTLWAILHHEGRDGIARIIERNCSAASELAHLLEKEPGIDLLAPVTLNQVLLRIGEEDRTRRVVDTLNSGGACWVTPTTWKGQAAIRISVSNWQSGRESAEATASAFLQAYRDGPGDDAPGSDARGPGAA; encoded by the coding sequence ATGCCCGACAGCCGTGGTCAGCGGATCGCCGACGGCCATGTCATACCCGAGGACCTGGACCTCCTCGAATCAGTGGCCCACTACGCCCGGTTCTTCCTGGAGACACCACGTCCGGTCCACCCCCGCGACCCGGAGCGGCTCGGCCAACTGCTGGGCGGGGAACTGCCGGAGGAAGGCAACGGGGAACACGTGACGCTGCGCCGGCTCGTCGAGGCCGGCGAGTCAGGGCTGCTCCCGTCGGGGGACTCCCACAGTTTCGGTTACGTGGTCGGGGGCGCGCTGCCGATCGGTATCGCCTCCGACTGGCTGGTCAGCCTCTGGGACCAGTGCGCGGCCGTCTACGAGACCAGCCCGCTGGCGACGGTGGCCGAGCAGGTCTGCGAAGAGTGGCTCGTGGAGCTTTTCGGGCTGCCGACGGGCACCGTCATGGGACTGACCTCCGGCTGCACGACCGCCAACCTCGCCTGTCTGTCGGCCGCCCGCCAGCAGCAACTCCACGCGTTGGGATGGGAGGTCAACGAACAGGGGATGCGGCAGTCGCCGCCCGTGAGTGTCCTCACCGGCCGGAACACCCACGCCTCAGGGCTGCGGTGTCTGCGGCTGCTCGGCCTCGGCGGCCAGATCGCACAGGTGGACTCCGACGCCGACGGCCGTATGGACGCGCACCACCTGGCGGAACTCGCGGCGAGCGCACCCGGTGGCCTCATCGTGTGCGCGCAGGTCGGCTCCACCGACTGCGGTTCTGTCGACCCGCTCGCGGAGATCGCCTCCCTCACCCACGCCCACGGTGGCTGGCTCCACCTGGACGCCGCCTACGGCATGTGGGCCGCGGCATCCCGCACCCTGCGGTCACGGCTCAGCGGGCTCGAACTGGCGGACTCCTGGTCCTGCGACGGCCACAAATGGCTCAATACGCCCTACGACTGCGGAATCGCGCTCTGCGCCCACCCGGAGCCCTTCTCCGACGCCGAACGTTTCAGCGCCGATTATCTCCAGACCTCGGAACGCACCGGGAGCGACCCGATGGACCGCCGCGTCGAGATCTCCCAGCGCGCACGGGCCTTGACGCTCTGGGCGATCCTGCATCACGAAGGACGCGACGGGATCGCCCGCATCATCGAACGCAACTGCTCAGCGGCGTCGGAACTGGCCCACCTCTTGGAGAAGGAGCCGGGTATCGACCTCCTCGCGCCCGTCACGCTCAACCAGGTGCTTCTGCGTATCGGGGAGGAAGACCGTACGCGGCGGGTCGTGGACACGCTCAACAGCGGCGGCGCCTGCTGGGTGACGCCTACGACGTGGAAGGGTCAGGCCGCGATCCGGATCTCTGTGTCCAACTGGCAGAGCGGCCGGGAGAGCGCGGAAGCCACCGCGTCGGCGTTCCTTCAGGCGTACCGCGACGGTCCGGGGGACGACGCTCCGGGCAGTGACGCTCGGGGGCCCGGTGCGGCCTGA
- a CDS encoding GNAT family N-acetyltransferase: MNVTEVTDVAEEFSCRPASPERQDDIVSVYRQSFGKDPVFQWLFPDEETRPSLIEKYFTVMADHTFAHGGSVLQTKDYGAVSMYFPPDAVEQSDETHEQLLDTVRDKLGEDSDRPVHLLKTLSASHPRDIAPHYYGTFVAARPQHQGGGLGTRLKKALFALADADRAGAYAEASSPRNLALYERLGQRRLGPALTLPDGPPVFPIYRPPTAAGGRTRRDTAHGGS; the protein is encoded by the coding sequence ATGAACGTCACCGAAGTGACAGATGTGGCAGAAGAATTCTCCTGCCGTCCGGCCTCCCCTGAGAGGCAGGACGACATCGTCTCCGTATACCGGCAGTCCTTCGGCAAGGATCCGGTGTTCCAATGGCTGTTCCCTGACGAGGAGACACGTCCGTCCTTGATCGAGAAATACTTCACCGTCATGGCCGATCACACATTCGCCCACGGTGGTTCCGTTTTGCAGACCAAGGATTACGGGGCGGTCAGCATGTATTTCCCGCCCGACGCGGTGGAACAGTCGGACGAGACGCACGAACAACTCCTCGACACCGTGCGTGACAAGCTCGGAGAAGATTCCGACAGACCGGTCCATCTCCTGAAGACGCTGAGCGCTTCGCACCCGCGCGATATCGCCCCGCACTACTACGGCACCTTTGTCGCCGCCCGGCCGCAGCATCAGGGCGGCGGCCTCGGTACCCGCCTCAAGAAGGCTCTCTTCGCCCTGGCCGACGCGGACCGGGCCGGGGCCTACGCGGAGGCGTCGTCACCGCGCAACCTCGCTCTCTACGAACGGCTGGGACAGCGCCGACTGGGCCCCGCGCTGACACTCCCCGACGGGCCACCGGTCTTCCCCATCTACCGGCCCCCCACGGCGGCGGGTGGACGGACGCGACGCGACACGGCCCACGGCGGGAGCTGA
- a CDS encoding polysaccharide deacetylase family protein — protein MQAGRGAGAPGWPGGAKAAVAISFDFDNETAALCLNRTSPAYISQAHYGARVGLPRIMPLLKEFDVRASFFVPAVSMRLAPDAIEAVRGQGHEVGLHGWIHERCGDLSEAEEYELAGRSAEVLRHCTGLTPRGMRTPWWDFTEHTLPIARQWGMLYDSSMMADDEPYELLDDGERTGIVEIPVAWIRDDAPYFPDDPADRQILAPRDVLRIWEDEFDGAFAEGGIFQLTLHPHVIGHRSRMLILRELLRHIADRSGVWFATHEEVARHIGGQIGIAAPSADGLSA, from the coding sequence GTGCAGGCAGGGCGGGGCGCGGGCGCTCCTGGCTGGCCGGGTGGTGCGAAGGCCGCTGTCGCGATCAGTTTCGACTTCGACAACGAGACGGCGGCTCTCTGTCTGAACAGGACGTCCCCCGCGTACATTTCCCAGGCCCACTACGGGGCGCGCGTGGGATTACCGCGGATCATGCCGCTGCTCAAGGAATTCGACGTCCGCGCCTCCTTCTTCGTGCCCGCCGTCTCGATGCGACTGGCACCCGACGCCATCGAGGCGGTACGGGGGCAAGGGCACGAGGTGGGGCTGCACGGGTGGATCCACGAGAGGTGCGGCGACCTGTCCGAAGCCGAGGAGTACGAGCTGGCCGGACGCAGCGCGGAAGTCCTCCGCCACTGCACCGGCCTCACTCCGCGGGGCATGCGGACCCCCTGGTGGGACTTCACCGAGCACACTCTCCCCATCGCACGCCAATGGGGAATGCTCTACGACTCATCGATGATGGCCGACGACGAGCCGTACGAACTGCTGGACGACGGTGAGCGGACCGGAATCGTCGAGATACCCGTCGCCTGGATACGGGACGACGCACCGTACTTTCCCGACGACCCGGCAGACCGTCAGATACTGGCCCCGCGTGATGTTCTGCGCATCTGGGAGGACGAATTCGACGGCGCCTTCGCGGAAGGTGGGATTTTCCAACTCACCCTGCACCCGCATGTGATCGGCCACAGATCACGGATGCTGATTCTTCGGGAACTGCTGCGTCACATCGCCGACCGGTCCGGTGTCTGGTTCGCCACCCACGAAGAGGTGGCGCGGCACATCGGGGGTCAGATCGGTATCGCGGCGCCTTCCGCGGACGGTCTGTCCGCCTAA
- a CDS encoding metal-dependent hydrolase family protein: MRRTPHRDIWVSADRVWDGSADSPVDGLSVLVRDGRVAEVNSSAPPVSTDADTVELPGCTLMPGFIDCHVHTLDERLDTAQAAYQTLRALPALRTLLSCGFTTVRDLGGADQALNTALRRAVAEGIVVGPRMLVAPNILSSRGGHADKTPEAAERYGVEVGTLADGPDELRRAVREQARAGADWIKYAASGGFSSPADNPDGTGYSQAEMDALVSTAKDVHLPCAAHAFDDESITRAVRAGVRSIEHACLATPAAYALMSEYDTYLVPTQYAQTYFLERLDDEAVWADQPPKMCRVYRGYAQDLREGLRRPASTDLKIAFGTDAGMFPYAESWREFPTLVANGLTPLRALRAATGVAAELLDRPDLGRIAPGATADLVALRGDPFQDINATGRVSYVMQDGHAGPTRPPDSP, translated from the coding sequence ATGCGCAGAACACCGCACCGCGACATCTGGGTGAGCGCCGACCGCGTCTGGGACGGCAGCGCCGACAGCCCCGTCGACGGCCTCTCCGTACTGGTGCGTGACGGGCGCGTGGCCGAGGTGAACTCCTCAGCGCCTCCGGTGTCCACGGACGCCGACACCGTCGAACTGCCCGGCTGCACACTGATGCCCGGCTTCATCGACTGCCATGTGCACACGCTGGACGAACGGCTCGACACCGCGCAGGCCGCCTATCAGACGCTGCGGGCCCTGCCCGCGCTCCGGACGCTGCTGTCGTGCGGATTCACCACCGTCCGCGACCTCGGAGGCGCCGACCAGGCACTCAACACGGCACTACGGCGTGCGGTCGCCGAGGGGATCGTCGTGGGTCCCCGCATGCTGGTCGCGCCGAACATCCTCTCCTCGCGCGGCGGCCACGCCGACAAGACACCCGAAGCCGCCGAGAGGTACGGGGTCGAGGTCGGCACCCTGGCGGACGGCCCCGACGAACTGCGCCGCGCCGTACGCGAGCAGGCCCGCGCCGGGGCGGACTGGATCAAGTACGCGGCCAGCGGGGGCTTTTCGTCACCGGCGGACAACCCCGACGGCACCGGCTACTCGCAGGCGGAGATGGACGCGCTGGTCTCGACGGCCAAGGACGTCCATCTCCCGTGCGCCGCCCACGCCTTCGACGACGAATCGATCACCCGGGCCGTCCGTGCCGGGGTACGCAGCATCGAACACGCCTGTCTGGCCACCCCGGCGGCGTACGCGCTCATGTCCGAGTACGACACCTACCTCGTACCGACGCAGTACGCCCAGACGTACTTCTTGGAGAGGCTGGACGACGAGGCCGTCTGGGCGGACCAGCCGCCCAAGATGTGCCGCGTCTACCGGGGCTATGCGCAGGATCTGCGCGAAGGACTGCGGCGTCCCGCGAGTACCGATCTGAAGATCGCCTTCGGTACCGACGCCGGGATGTTCCCGTACGCGGAGAGCTGGCGGGAGTTCCCGACCCTGGTCGCCAACGGCCTCACCCCCCTGCGCGCCCTCCGCGCGGCCACCGGCGTCGCCGCCGAACTGCTCGACCGCCCCGACCTCGGCCGCATCGCACCAGGAGCCACCGCCGATCTCGTGGCGCTCAGAGGCGACCCCTTCCAGGACATCAATGCCACCGGACGAGTCAGCTACGTCATGCAGGACGGGCACGCCGGCCCCACGAGACCGCCGGACAGTCCCTGA
- a CDS encoding ferredoxin: MNVTVDEDKCCGAGQCVLIAPEVFDQRDDDGIVVLLDAAPPQEQHATVREAAAVCPAAAIELTQSR; the protein is encoded by the coding sequence ATGAACGTCACCGTCGACGAAGACAAGTGCTGCGGCGCCGGACAGTGCGTCCTGATCGCCCCCGAGGTGTTCGACCAGCGCGACGACGACGGCATCGTCGTCCTGCTGGACGCGGCACCCCCGCAGGAGCAGCACGCCACCGTCCGTGAGGCCGCCGCCGTCTGCCCTGCCGCCGCCATCGAACTCACGCAGAGCCGGTAG